GGTCGTTTCGGAGCTCACCGCCAATGCGTTCCAGCACGGGACCGCGCCCGGCACCGTCCGCTGGTCGGCGGGGGTGGACGGGCCCGCGCCGGTCCTGTCGTGCGAGTCGCCGGGAAAGCTCCCGGACGGGGATCCGGAGCATCTCTTCGGGGCCGCCAAGGGGACGGAGAGCGCCGGCCGCGGTTTCGGGCTCCTTCGGGCGCGAAGGCTCGCGCAGAGCAACGGCGCCGATCTCACGCTCGCGCAGGCGGGCCCGAACGTCCGGGCGACGCTGCGCTTTCTCCCGGAGAGCGCATGAAGATTCTCATCGTCGAGGACGACGCCGCGACGCGGCGCGGACTCGAGCAGCTCCTGATCGAAGCGCATCCCGACACGAAGAGCGTCGGATCCCTCGAGAAAGCCCGGGCGATGCTGGGAGATTTTTCGCCCAACCTCTGCATCGTCGACCTGATGCTTCCGGACGGGGACGGGCTCGAGCTCATCCGCGAAATGCGCGCGCAGGATCCCGCTCGGGAGTTCGTCGTCCTCACCGGCCACGGCTCGATCGACACCGCGGTCGAGGCGATGAAGGCGGGCGCGGCCGACTACCTGCTGAAACCGCTCAAGCCCGCGCAGATCTCCGTCGTCCTCGAGCGCCTCTCGGAGAAGATGGATCTCGAGCGCGAGGTCGACGATCTCCGCTCGCAGCTCGCTCGGAGCGGTCGGTTCGGCCAGATGGTCGGAAAGTCCGAAGCGATGCAGGAGATCTTCGGAGTGATTTCGCGCGTCGCGAAGTCGGACGCTCCGGTCATGATCATCGGGGAGAGCGGCACCGGCAAGGAAGTCGCCGCGGCGACGATCCACGAGCTCTCGCGCCGCCGCACGAAGCCGTTCGTCGCGATCAACTGCGGCGCGATCTCGCCCTCGCTGATCGAGAGCGAGCTCTTCGGCCACGAGCGCGGGTCGTTCACCGGCGCCGACAAGCGGCGGCAGGGCTATTTCGAGCTCGCCAACGGGGGGACGCTCTTCTTCGACGAGGTCACCGAGATGTCGGCCGACCTGCAGATCAAGCTCCTCCGCGTCCTCGAGACGCGCACGTTCCGCCGCGTCGGCGGCAACGAGGAGCTGAAGGTGAACACCCGGATCCTCTCGAGCACGAATCGCGATCTCCAGGAAGCGATCAAGAGCGGCAAGCTCCGCGAGGACTTCTACTACCGGCTGAACGTCTTCCCGCTCGTCCTCCCGCCGCTCCGCGAGCGGAAGGAGGACATTCCGCCGCTCGCCCAGCACTTCCTCGAACGGATCGAGGAGCGCGAGAAGGCGGGATTCCGGGAAATCGAGCCGGAGGCGATCGCCGCGTTGAACGATCACTCGTGGCCCGGAAACGTCCGCGAGCTGCGCAACGTGATCCATCGCGCTTACGTGCTGTCGAACCCGCCCGTGATCAGCGCGTCCGCGGTCCATTCGGTCCTCGGACACCCGACGCTCAAGGCGCCGGCCGCGGCCGCGCCCGCCGCTTCATCGTCCTTCGTGCAGGTCAAGCTCGGGGAGTCGCTCGCCGACGCGGAGCGGCAGCTGCTCAGCAGGACGCTGGAGTTCGCGAAGGGGGACAAGAAGAAGGCGGCGAGCATCCTGAAGGTCCCGCTGAAGAATCTGAACACGAAGCTGAAGGAATACGGCATCGAAGGGTAGGGCTCCCCGAGTCCGACGCCGGTCGCCGCGCTGCCACGGTTTCTCTCTTTCCGCGCCACAATACAAAAAAATCCCGCGGGCGCGCGCCCGCGGGACCTTCGTCGGAGCGGGAGACCGCCGTCAGACGACGCGTCGGCCGGAGATCAGCCGAATGACCAGGATGACCACGGCGATCACGAGCAGGATGTGGATGAATCCGCCGAGCGTGTACGAAGTCACCATTCCGAGCAGCCACAGGATGAGCAGAATGACGAAGATGGTCCAAAGCATCGCGACTCCTTCCCGCCTTTCGGCGATTCGTTGTGTCCGGTCCGGGATCCCGTCCCGGAAGCAGTGCAAGAGCGATGCCCGGCGGTAAGTTCCGCCGATCTCCGGACTTGGTCGCCTCCCGCTGTCCCGGCGTCCCATCGAGAGGGCGGCCGCGCCGCACGGCGGGGGAGAAGGCGACGACCGGACCCGGACAGGTCGAGAGCGGCACCGAGCCCTCTTCGGGAAAGCGCGAATGCCCGGAAACGACCGATCGCGATGGGCGTCTTTCCTGGCGTCGGCATGGCGTGAGGGTTCCCGACCGCTTTCGGAGGAACCTGCGCTGAAGAGACCGGGACGATTCACAGTTTCCAGGTCGCGATGAATGCGGGCGCGTTCGGAAGTGCGTCGCCGAGGCCATGCAGGGCGACGAGGAGCGGCCAGTTTCCGGTGCGGGCCCAGAGAACACCGAAGACGATTCCCGCCAGTCCCATCGTCGTGACGCTGTAGGCGATCGAAACGAGGGGAGACGGAGCAGCGCCGAGTCCCTCGATCGCCCCCGCCCCTCGAAGCCATAGCCCGGGCGCGTGGGCGAGGCCGAAGACGAGCGCGGAGAGGAAGACCCCCGCCGCCTGGGACCGGGTCACGGCGGCCAGTCGCGACTGGAGGATCACGCGGAAGAAGACCTCTTCCACGACCCCCGCCTCGACCGACATCCAGAAGAAGCAGAGGACGAGCCCGAGGACCCAGTGACGGTGCGCGAGCGAACCGTCGAGGAGGGGCCGCGCGCCGCGTCCGAAGAGGAGCTGAATGGCCAGGAAAAAAGCCCCGATGATGCCGAACGCAACCAGGCTCCTCGGCGCCGTGTTGCTCGCGGGCCGCGTCAAACCGAGTCGGCGGGGAGACTTCCCCCGCAGAGAGTAAGCGGCGAGCGGGACCCCGACGAATGCCGCGAGCTTGATCAGCGTGTTCACGACCTCGTGGACCCGCGGGTCGGGCGAGGCTCCCAGGAGCGCGGCGAGGATCGGACCCTTGACCGCGAGAAAGATCGTGATGAAGAGCCCGAGACCGACGATGAGAGCCCGTTCTCCGGTGATCGCGCGAGAAGGGCGGATCGGCGGCATGCCGCGGCAGATGAGGAGCGCGACACCGGGGAGCGCCCCCCCGAAGACGACGAGCAGGGATATCGGCTCCTCGACGGGCCGTCCGGCGGCCGCCAGGACGACGAGGGAAACGAGCCAGGCTCCGGCAAGAATGAGCAACGAAACCCGGCCGGCCCGGCCGGCGGACCGCCTCTCGCCTCGTTCGGAGCTTTCGCTCCCTTTCGTTTCCTCCAAGCGGCCTCCGGTGTGCTCCGGTGTCGCTTTCCTTTACGAGCGGCGTCGAAACAGGTTCGCGGCCGGACGCGTGCGCAGCCGTCGAAGAGGATTGGAGCCGATGACCGGACTTGAACCGGTGACCTGCGGTTTACGAAACCGCTGCTCTACCAGCTGAGCTACATCGGCCCGCCGTGAAAGAGCGGCGATTATAGCGGCGGGTTCCGATGGAGGCAATCCGAGCAGGAACCCGTGGCCATTCGTTCGATGCCCCGACCGAGCGAGGGTTCCGGGCGCCGAGTTAAGCGGCTCGCCGCTTCGACTCGGCGCTCTGGAGCCGCCGCCGAGCGGCACCACCGCGCGCCGACCTCAGTCGAACTTGACCGACACGATCTTCGAGCAGCCCGCCTCTTCCATCGTCACGCCGTAGAGGGCGTCGGCGCCTTCCATCGTGCGCTTGTTGTGCGTGATCGCGATGAACTGCGTCTCCTCGCTCATCTCCCGGATGAGCTGGGCGAACCGGTCGATGTTCGCGTCGTCCAGCGGCGCGTCGACCTCGTCGAGGATGCAGAACGGGGAGGGCTTGTACTTGAAGATCCCCATCAGGAGCGCGATCGCGGTCATCGCCTTCTCGCCGCCGGAGAGCAGCAGGATCGACTGGTTGCGCTTCCCGGGAGGCTGGGCGGTGATCTCGATCCCGGAGTCGAGGAGGTCGTTCTCGTCGAGGAGCCGCATCTGGGCGGAGCCGCCGCGGAAGAGTCGCTGGAAGAGCTCCGAGAAATGCGCGTTGATCGCCGCGAACGCCTCGGCGAAGCGCTCGGAAGACGTCGCGTTGATCTTGCGGATGGTCTCGAGGAGGGACGCGATCGAGGTTTCGAGGTCCGCCTTCTGGGTCGTCAGGAACGAGAGGCGCTCCGCCTGTTCCCGATACTCCTCGAACGCGAGGACGTTGACGGGTCCCATCTTTTCGATCTGGTCCGCGAGCTCGGCGGCTTCGCGATCGAGCGTCGTCCGGGCGTCCGCGTCGATTCCCGGGTCGGGCGGAAGCTCTTGCGGGGAAACCCCGAACTCGCGTGCCGTCGAATCGACGGCGTGCTGGAGGTCCGACGCGACGCGGGACGCGAGGATCTCGGCGTCGAACCGCTTCTGCCGGGCGTCGTCGAAGATCGCGCGAACGCGGCGAACGGCGTCTTCGGCGTCCGCCGCCGTGACCGAGAGGCGTTCCGCCTCGATGGACGCCGATTCCGCGGCGCGGGCCGCGGC
The sequence above is a segment of the Thermoanaerobaculia bacterium genome. Coding sequences within it:
- a CDS encoding ATP-binding protein, whose amino-acid sequence is VVSELTANAFQHGTAPGTVRWSAGVDGPAPVLSCESPGKLPDGDPEHLFGAAKGTESAGRGFGLLRARRLAQSNGADLTLAQAGPNVRATLRFLPESA
- a CDS encoding sigma-54 dependent transcriptional regulator — translated: MKILIVEDDAATRRGLEQLLIEAHPDTKSVGSLEKARAMLGDFSPNLCIVDLMLPDGDGLELIREMRAQDPAREFVVLTGHGSIDTAVEAMKAGAADYLLKPLKPAQISVVLERLSEKMDLEREVDDLRSQLARSGRFGQMVGKSEAMQEIFGVISRVAKSDAPVMIIGESGTGKEVAAATIHELSRRRTKPFVAINCGAISPSLIESELFGHERGSFTGADKRRQGYFELANGGTLFFDEVTEMSADLQIKLLRVLETRTFRRVGGNEELKVNTRILSSTNRDLQEAIKSGKLREDFYYRLNVFPLVLPPLRERKEDIPPLAQHFLERIEEREKAGFREIEPEAIAALNDHSWPGNVRELRNVIHRAYVLSNPPVISASAVHSVLGHPTLKAPAAAAPAASSSFVQVKLGESLADAERQLLSRTLEFAKGDKKKAASILKVPLKNLNTKLKEYGIEG
- a CDS encoding lmo0937 family membrane protein, with the translated sequence MLWTIFVILLILWLLGMVTSYTLGGFIHILLVIAVVILVIRLISGRRVV
- a CDS encoding CPBP family intramembrane glutamic endopeptidase; this translates as MLILAGAWLVSLVVLAAAGRPVEEPISLLVVFGGALPGVALLICRGMPPIRPSRAITGERALIVGLGLFITIFLAVKGPILAALLGASPDPRVHEVVNTLIKLAAFVGVPLAAYSLRGKSPRRLGLTRPASNTAPRSLVAFGIIGAFFLAIQLLFGRGARPLLDGSLAHRHWVLGLVLCFFWMSVEAGVVEEVFFRVILQSRLAAVTRSQAAGVFLSALVFGLAHAPGLWLRGAGAIEGLGAAPSPLVSIAYSVTTMGLAGIVFGVLWARTGNWPLLVALHGLGDALPNAPAFIATWKL